One window from the genome of Dyadobacter sp. CECT 9275 encodes:
- the rpmA gene encoding 50S ribosomal protein L27, with product MAHKKGVGSSKNGRDSESKRLGVKLFGGQLAKAGSIIVRQRGTKHNPGNNVGIGRDHTLFALVDGNVVFRKTRANRSYVHIEPVAAPAVEAVAEA from the coding sequence ATGGCACATAAGAAAGGTGTAGGTAGCTCGAAAAACGGACGTGATTCGGAAAGTAAGCGTCTTGGAGTAAAATTATTTGGTGGTCAGCTGGCAAAAGCCGGAAGTATCATCGTTCGTCAGCGTGGAACAAAACACAATCCGGGTAATAACGTAGGTATTGGCCGTGACCATACCTTGTTTGCTTTGGTAGATGGTAATGTGGTTTTCCGTAAAACCCGTGCGAATCGTTCTTACGTTCATATCGAACCTGTTGCAGCTCCTGCTGTTGAGGCAGTTGCAGAAGCATAA
- the rplU gene encoding 50S ribosomal protein L21, whose product MYAIVEIAGQQFKVEKGREVFTHRLEGDVNAALVFDKVLLVDNGGTVQVGVPTVAGASVKVTVLEHLKGEKVIVFKKKRRKGYRVKNGHRQYLTRISIDEIVA is encoded by the coding sequence ATGTACGCAATCGTAGAAATCGCAGGTCAGCAATTTAAAGTTGAAAAGGGTCGCGAAGTCTTCACGCACAGGCTTGAAGGTGACGTGAACGCTGCACTTGTATTTGACAAAGTCCTTCTCGTTGACAACGGAGGCACGGTACAGGTAGGAGTACCGACAGTAGCTGGTGCTTCTGTAAAAGTAACCGTTTTAGAGCACCTTAAAGGTGAAAAAGTGATCGTCTTCAAAAAGAAAAGACGTAAAGGTTACAGAGTTAAAAATGGTCACCGTCAGTATCTGACAAGGATCAGCATTGACGAAATCGTAGCTTAA
- a CDS encoding thioredoxin family protein, translating into MKIYLWLSILFISTGLTVTDHSGSSGILGDQITPGYQIGDAVSNFSLKSTKGGNVSLNDFLSAKGLIVVFTSNHCPFSKAYEDRLLGLSNKFESQGFRVIAINPSDPGIHQDDSFEKMKERANTKAFNFTYLADDNQQVAKAFGAARTPQAFVLQKNGTKFILRYTGMIDDNPQDPQGVKKFYVDEAVGNLLEGKPVVTTVTKPMGCPIKWKN; encoded by the coding sequence ATGAAAATCTATCTGTGGCTTTCAATTCTTTTTATCTCTACCGGCTTGACGGTTACGGATCATTCAGGCTCGTCCGGGATTTTAGGCGATCAGATCACACCAGGTTATCAGATCGGAGACGCGGTATCAAACTTTAGCCTTAAAAGCACAAAAGGCGGTAATGTTTCACTGAACGATTTTCTTTCAGCCAAAGGTCTTATCGTTGTTTTTACCAGCAACCATTGCCCTTTTTCCAAGGCCTATGAGGACCGCCTGCTTGGATTAAGTAATAAATTTGAATCACAGGGTTTCCGGGTTATAGCGATCAACCCAAGCGATCCGGGTATACATCAGGACGATTCTTTTGAAAAGATGAAGGAGCGCGCCAATACCAAAGCTTTTAATTTCACTTATCTCGCCGACGACAATCAGCAAGTGGCAAAGGCTTTCGGGGCGGCTCGCACACCGCAGGCTTTTGTTTTGCAAAAAAACGGAACGAAATTTATTCTCAGATATACCGGTATGATTGACGATAACCCCCAGGACCCGCAAGGTGTTAAGAAATTCTACGTCGATGAAGCGGTGGGTAACCTGCTGGAAGGGAAACCTGTGGTAACAACGGTCACCAAACCCATGGGATGTCCTATTAAATGGAAGAACTAA
- a CDS encoding SMP-30/gluconolactonase/LRE family protein, which translates to MKNFLSIVSLLMLYVPIVSGQSKNFTAEGEFTSNCEGPAVDAEGNVYAVNFARDGTIAQVSKKGRTSFFVTLPKGSTGNGIRFGDKNTFYVADFTGHNVLKVDLVTKDISVFANEPKMNQPNDLAITRSGHIFCSDPNWKESTGQIWHVGPDGKTSLAITGLGTTNGIEVSPDEKTLYVNESVQRNVWAFDLAPDGKLNNKRLLHQFEDGGMDGMRCDIHGNLYIARHGKGEVAVLSPQGKITHTYKTIGKKVSNICFGGKNGKTVYITLQDRGCLETFKVKTPGREWAMMKAFSAKK; encoded by the coding sequence ATGAAAAATTTCCTGTCCATTGTTTCTCTGCTCATGCTGTATGTCCCTATTGTATCAGGGCAGAGTAAGAACTTTACGGCAGAAGGCGAATTTACCAGTAATTGCGAAGGGCCTGCAGTTGATGCTGAGGGTAATGTGTATGCAGTTAATTTCGCCAGGGACGGTACAATTGCACAGGTATCTAAAAAAGGCAGAACCAGCTTTTTTGTTACACTTCCCAAAGGCAGTACAGGCAACGGCATTAGGTTTGGCGACAAAAACACATTTTACGTCGCAGATTTTACGGGTCATAATGTGCTGAAAGTAGACCTGGTTACAAAAGATATCAGTGTTTTTGCTAATGAGCCTAAAATGAACCAACCAAATGACCTGGCAATTACCAGGAGCGGCCATATCTTCTGTTCGGACCCCAACTGGAAAGAGAGTACCGGGCAGATCTGGCACGTTGGACCGGATGGTAAAACCAGCCTCGCTATCACCGGCCTGGGAACTACGAACGGAATAGAAGTAAGTCCCGACGAAAAAACATTGTATGTAAACGAAAGCGTGCAGAGAAATGTATGGGCTTTTGATCTGGCTCCGGATGGCAAGCTCAACAACAAGCGCCTGCTGCATCAGTTCGAGGATGGCGGCATGGACGGTATGCGTTGTGATATTCACGGAAATCTGTACATAGCAAGGCACGGAAAGGGTGAAGTGGCCGTACTATCGCCTCAGGGAAAGATAACCCATACCTATAAAACGATTGGAAAAAAAGTATCCAATATATGTTTTGGAGGAAAAAATGGCAAAACCGTATACATCACGCTTCAGGATCGTGGCTGCCTGGAAACGTTCAAAGTAAAAACCCCAGGCAGAGAATGGGCTATGATGAAAGCTTTTTCCGCAAAAAAATAA
- a CDS encoding DUF1361 domain-containing protein: MKPNYLVRYLQNNQKVALLAFVSAAAVALLIFRFMLTGIPDFIFLTWNLFLAWVPLFLIKWVWEQDKSNRLPLWLLTVYLSVWLLFFPNAPYIITDLKHLKAVPENMLWYDAIMIFTFAVAGFLTGLYSIRIVFRILTSRWSHLLAWTSITSAMVLSGFGIFLGRYGRWNSWDVVTQPRALLHGIIHSIQDPFAIKHTLTFSFVLMLLYFAFHIFAELKRHESSHKYW; the protein is encoded by the coding sequence ATGAAGCCAAATTATCTTGTTCGCTATTTACAAAATAATCAGAAGGTAGCTTTGCTCGCGTTTGTATCTGCAGCAGCTGTTGCATTATTAATTTTCAGATTTATGCTAACGGGCATTCCTGATTTCATTTTTCTCACCTGGAATCTGTTTCTGGCGTGGGTGCCTTTATTCCTTATCAAATGGGTGTGGGAACAGGACAAATCCAACCGTTTACCTTTATGGCTGCTGACCGTATATCTGTCGGTCTGGCTGCTGTTCTTTCCTAACGCTCCCTATATCATCACGGACTTAAAGCACCTGAAAGCAGTGCCGGAAAATATGTTGTGGTATGACGCCATCATGATTTTCACCTTTGCCGTTGCGGGCTTTTTAACCGGGCTTTATTCCATCCGCATTGTTTTCCGTATTTTGACCTCCCGGTGGAGTCACCTGCTGGCTTGGACATCCATTACCTCGGCAATGGTACTGAGCGGCTTCGGGATATTCCTGGGACGCTACGGACGCTGGAACAGCTGGGATGTAGTGACCCAGCCCAGGGCACTTTTACATGGGATCATTCACAGTATCCAGGATCCTTTTGCAATTAAACACACACTTACCTTTTCGTTCGTGCTGATGTTGTTGTACTTTGCGTTCCATATTTTCGCAGAATTAAAACGCCATGAGTCGTCCCATAAATATTGGTAA
- a CDS encoding diacylglycerol kinase family protein, with translation MSRPINIGKALRSFRYAGAGLYALFRHENNARIHLIAALLTVAAGIFFNISSTEWVLVVILIGLVWSAEAINTSLEKLADVVSPEYHPAIKTVKDLAAAGVLILAITAVVGGAIIFIPKVCLQFNF, from the coding sequence ATGAGTCGTCCCATAAATATTGGTAAAGCCCTGCGGAGTTTCCGTTATGCCGGAGCCGGATTGTACGCCCTGTTTCGTCATGAGAACAATGCACGCATTCATCTCATAGCAGCCCTACTGACGGTCGCGGCAGGCATTTTCTTTAATATATCCTCAACCGAGTGGGTTCTGGTGGTAATCCTGATCGGGCTTGTCTGGTCAGCGGAGGCAATCAATACCTCGCTTGAAAAGCTGGCGGACGTAGTTTCACCCGAATATCACCCCGCCATAAAAACAGTAAAAGATCTGGCAGCAGCTGGTGTGCTCATACTTGCAATAACGGCCGTCGTGGGCGGAGCTATCATTTTTATCCCCAAAGTATGCTTACAATTTAATTTTTAA
- a CDS encoding winged helix-turn-helix domain-containing protein — translation MEWLEKFNKVFESKIRLGLMSVLVVNDAMSFNELKELLQLTDGNLASHLKALEETEYIEVQKQFLGRKPLTTYKATETGHKAFSDHLHVLEKMIRQNM, via the coding sequence ATGGAATGGTTAGAAAAATTTAATAAGGTATTCGAAAGTAAAATAAGGCTGGGGCTGATGTCCGTTCTGGTGGTGAATGATGCTATGAGTTTTAATGAACTTAAAGAGCTCCTTCAGCTAACCGACGGAAATCTTGCATCTCATCTGAAGGCACTCGAGGAGACTGAATATATAGAAGTACAAAAACAATTTTTGGGGCGCAAACCACTCACTACCTACAAAGCTACCGAAACAGGCCATAAGGCATTCAGCGACCACCTGCATGTGCTTGAGAAGATGATCAGGCAAAATATGTGA
- a CDS encoding DUF2911 domain-containing protein: MKTSFLTLLLTLAAFSWACSQSPRVTTDGKNISIAYGQPSKRDRVLFGPEGSQSLEKYGKIWRTGANASTEITFKKDGQFAGKSVKAGTYSLFTIPGEKEWSIILNSVLGQSGAYDYEKNKSKDVLKVTVPAKKYTSSAEKMTFTVKDNSLDFQWDKEGFSVPTKF; the protein is encoded by the coding sequence ATGAAAACCTCTTTTTTGACATTATTACTAACACTGGCAGCTTTCAGCTGGGCATGTTCTCAAAGCCCTAGGGTAACTACCGATGGGAAAAACATCAGCATTGCTTATGGGCAACCATCCAAAAGAGACCGTGTTTTATTTGGACCTGAGGGGTCTCAGAGCCTTGAAAAATATGGGAAAATATGGAGAACCGGCGCGAATGCCTCCACCGAAATCACCTTTAAAAAAGACGGACAGTTTGCTGGAAAAAGTGTGAAAGCGGGTACATACAGTCTGTTCACCATTCCGGGAGAGAAAGAATGGTCTATTATTCTGAACAGCGTTCTGGGGCAGTCTGGTGCTTATGATTATGAAAAAAATAAAAGCAAGGATGTTTTGAAGGTAACGGTGCCTGCTAAAAAATATACATCTTCGGCAGAGAAAATGACTTTCACTGTAAAGGATAATTCACTGGATTTTCAGTGGGACAAGGAAGGATTTTCGGTGCCAACCAAATTCTGA
- the recG gene encoding ATP-dependent DNA helicase RecG: MIFFDTKIEFLKGVGPQKAALLNQELSIFTFADLLQHYPFRHEDRTTFHRISGLNEELAAAQIKGRLREWTIVGEGGKKRLVAYFTDGTGILELVWFQSISWFEKNLRPNSEYIVYGKPVFFGGRWSITHPEIDLLTNENEAGGYWQPIYPLTEKLRRKFIDSKALGKMIRSLLEIARPQIRETLPANLVQKYRLISKMDALWHFHIPQNAAWLHQAQRRLKFEELFYNQFRLIKNKLLHKTEFPGMVFGKTALVKEFYDNHLPFQLTGAQARVLREIHADLKTGRQMNRLLQGDVGSGKTIVAFITMLFALDNDAQACLMAPTEILADQHFQGLKKFAELLGINIGKLTGSTKKREREGIHEQLRNGDMQIIVGTHALIEDVVQFNNLGLCIIDEQHRFGVAQRAKLWAKNPRISPHMLVMTATPIPRTLAMTLYGDLDISAIDELPAGRKPIKTLHRYDAHRASVFGFLKEEIAKGRQIYMVYPLIEESEKMDLKDLMDGFESVSRSFPGVPLSILHGKMKAQDKDYEMGRFVRNETKIMVATTVIEVGVNVPNASVMVIENAERFGLSQLHQLRGRVGRGAEQSYCILMTSFKISKDTRLRIETMCRTNDGFEISEVDLQLRGPGDLSGTQQSGLTDLLVANLAQDTEILKAARSSAEEILDTDPNLLQPVNAPIRSHLENLRKEETNWSRIS, translated from the coding sequence TTGATTTTTTTTGATACAAAAATAGAATTCCTGAAAGGTGTAGGGCCGCAGAAAGCCGCTTTGCTTAACCAGGAGTTAAGTATATTCACTTTCGCAGATCTGCTTCAGCACTATCCCTTCCGGCACGAGGACCGTACCACTTTCCACAGGATATCAGGGCTGAATGAAGAGCTTGCGGCAGCACAGATTAAGGGGAGGCTCAGGGAATGGACCATCGTTGGCGAAGGAGGGAAAAAACGGCTTGTAGCTTACTTTACGGACGGCACCGGTATCCTGGAACTTGTGTGGTTCCAGAGTATATCCTGGTTTGAAAAAAACCTGAGGCCCAACTCAGAGTATATCGTGTACGGCAAACCGGTCTTTTTTGGAGGACGCTGGAGTATCACTCATCCCGAAATTGACCTTTTGACCAACGAAAATGAGGCAGGTGGTTATTGGCAGCCTATTTATCCACTTACAGAAAAACTTCGCAGGAAATTTATTGACAGTAAGGCCCTGGGTAAAATGATCCGCAGCCTGCTTGAAATTGCCCGGCCGCAGATCAGGGAAACACTGCCGGCGAATCTGGTTCAAAAATACCGGCTGATCTCTAAAATGGATGCCCTCTGGCATTTCCATATCCCTCAGAACGCGGCTTGGCTGCATCAGGCACAGCGCCGGTTGAAATTTGAAGAATTATTTTATAACCAGTTCAGGCTTATTAAAAACAAGCTTTTGCATAAAACCGAATTTCCGGGTATGGTATTCGGCAAAACTGCACTGGTGAAGGAATTTTATGACAATCATTTGCCCTTCCAACTGACAGGGGCGCAAGCAAGGGTTTTACGCGAAATCCATGCAGATCTGAAAACGGGCAGGCAAATGAACCGGCTGCTGCAAGGTGATGTGGGCTCGGGTAAAACAATTGTTGCCTTTATCACCATGCTTTTCGCGCTTGATAATGACGCCCAGGCCTGCCTGATGGCTCCCACAGAAATCCTTGCCGACCAGCATTTCCAGGGTCTCAAAAAGTTTGCCGAGCTGCTTGGTATTAATATAGGGAAGCTGACCGGTTCAACCAAAAAGAGAGAACGGGAGGGTATTCATGAACAGCTGCGCAATGGGGACATGCAGATTATCGTGGGCACTCACGCACTTATCGAAGACGTAGTGCAGTTCAACAATCTGGGATTGTGCATTATTGACGAGCAGCACCGGTTTGGAGTAGCGCAACGAGCCAAACTCTGGGCCAAAAATCCACGCATCAGCCCGCATATGCTGGTGATGACAGCCACACCTATCCCGCGTACCCTGGCCATGACGTTATACGGCGATCTGGATATCTCTGCCATTGACGAACTTCCTGCAGGAAGAAAACCGATCAAAACCTTACATCGTTATGACGCGCACCGGGCCTCTGTTTTTGGTTTCCTGAAAGAAGAAATTGCCAAAGGGCGCCAGATATACATGGTATATCCTCTGATTGAGGAATCAGAAAAAATGGACCTGAAGGATCTTATGGATGGTTTTGAAAGTGTATCCAGATCTTTCCCCGGCGTCCCGCTCAGTATCCTGCACGGTAAAATGAAAGCGCAGGACAAAGACTATGAAATGGGGCGTTTTGTGAGAAACGAAACCAAAATCATGGTTGCAACCACGGTTATTGAGGTGGGTGTAAATGTACCGAACGCGTCGGTGATGGTCATTGAAAATGCGGAGAGATTTGGCCTGTCCCAGCTACATCAGCTGCGCGGAAGGGTTGGGCGCGGCGCAGAACAATCGTACTGTATACTGATGACGAGTTTTAAAATCAGCAAGGATACGCGCCTCCGGATTGAAACTATGTGCAGGACAAATGATGGCTTTGAAATCTCGGAGGTAGATCTCCAGCTTCGCGGACCGGGTGACCTTTCGGGAACACAGCAAAGCGGCCTGACAGACCTGCTGGTTGCCAACCTTGCCCAGGACACTGAAATATTAAAAGCAGCGCGATCGTCGGCAGAGGAAATCCTCGATACCGACCCGAACCTGCTTCAGCCTGTTAACGCTCCCATACGCAGCCATCTGGAAAACCTGAGAAAAGAGGAAACAAACTGGAGCAGGATAAGTTGA
- a CDS encoding FGGY-family carbohydrate kinase, whose product MKVTAVFDIGRTNKKYVLFDENYEIIEEFSESLPETTDEDGFPTEDIELLTNWVKNRWADLLNNPKYDIKAVNVAAYGASLVHLDASNKPLTPLYSYLKPFPAELLTQFYSTYGDPTRLSLQTGSPSMGMLNSGMQMYWLKYTRPEVYAHIATTLHLPQYILFLLTGRKVSDYTSLGCHTALWSFEMWDYHEWVKAEGIHKKLAPVLASSSFIYRHEDKGIQSGFGLHDSSSALVPYRMAVKKPFVLLSTGTWCINFNSFSAKPLTSYQLERDCMNYLTPEGSGVTASRLFLGREHDYQTARIAEYFRVAPDFYKKVSFDPEILKADTPPFYPACMTGNGPFPEPSPQEWQVSAFASAESAYHHLLKGLTDLLKVSLQLVGIDDVQSIYIDGGFARSEIFTRLIARNFPNHKVYGTDLPYATSLGAALHVTRPQTFEFKGEIREIKP is encoded by the coding sequence ATGAAAGTAACAGCGGTTTTTGATATTGGCCGGACCAATAAAAAGTATGTTCTCTTTGATGAAAACTACGAAATAATAGAAGAGTTTTCCGAGTCGCTTCCTGAAACTACGGACGAGGATGGTTTTCCCACAGAAGATATTGAACTGCTCACCAACTGGGTAAAGAACCGTTGGGCTGATTTGCTGAACAATCCAAAATACGACATTAAGGCGGTAAACGTAGCAGCTTATGGAGCTAGTCTGGTTCATCTGGACGCCTCCAACAAGCCATTAACCCCGCTCTACTCTTATCTGAAACCTTTTCCTGCAGAGCTTTTAACCCAATTTTACAGTACCTATGGTGATCCTACGCGGTTGTCGTTGCAAACTGGCTCACCGTCTATGGGGATGCTTAATTCGGGCATGCAGATGTATTGGCTAAAGTACACCCGCCCAGAGGTTTACGCCCACATAGCCACCACGCTGCACTTGCCGCAATATATTTTGTTTTTGCTTACAGGAAGAAAGGTCAGTGATTACACCTCACTGGGCTGCCACACGGCACTCTGGAGTTTTGAAATGTGGGATTATCACGAATGGGTAAAAGCCGAAGGGATCCATAAAAAGCTGGCGCCGGTTCTGGCTTCTTCTTCATTTATTTACCGGCACGAGGACAAAGGTATTCAATCTGGTTTTGGTTTGCACGACAGTTCCTCTGCTTTGGTACCTTACCGTATGGCTGTCAAGAAACCCTTTGTACTATTGTCTACAGGAACGTGGTGTATTAATTTCAATTCTTTCTCTGCCAAGCCATTAACTTCCTATCAGCTGGAGAGGGATTGTATGAATTACCTCACACCCGAGGGAAGCGGTGTTACTGCTTCGCGGTTATTCCTGGGGCGCGAGCACGACTATCAGACGGCGCGTATTGCCGAGTATTTCAGAGTTGCGCCTGATTTTTACAAAAAGGTATCTTTTGATCCTGAAATTCTAAAGGCCGATACCCCACCGTTTTATCCTGCTTGTATGACCGGAAACGGCCCTTTTCCCGAGCCAAGTCCTCAGGAATGGCAGGTCAGTGCGTTTGCGTCGGCAGAGTCGGCCTATCATCATTTGCTCAAAGGACTTACGGATTTGTTAAAGGTATCCCTTCAGCTTGTAGGTATCGACGACGTCCAATCCATTTACATAGATGGAGGTTTTGCCAGGAGCGAGATCTTTACACGTTTAATTGCACGTAATTTCCCAAATCATAAAGTTTACGGAACAGATCTCCCTTACGCCACATCCTTGGGAGCCGCGTTGCATGTGACCAGGCCTCAGACATTTGAATTCAAAGGAGAAATAAGGGAAATTAAGCCTTAG
- a CDS encoding GDSL-type esterase/lipase family protein, with protein sequence MKRYIYFLAFIAFLGCHKPNYTLLDAPWEPDYAVDRFEAAIKVFEKQDAEKMPAPGGIVFTGSSSFTKWQSAAQDLAPLPIINRGFGGSTLPEVIHYADRTIFKYKPRVVVIYCENDMFGKKTKTPEQVRDAYVTLTKMIHENEPQAKIYGISLKPSPSRWNRKDETLKANKLIRDFIRTDKKHEYIDVWPVMLKDGRPDGSIFLKDSLHMNEEGYRRWIKVIKPVLDQA encoded by the coding sequence ATGAAAAGATATATCTATTTCCTGGCCTTCATTGCCTTCTTGGGTTGCCATAAACCCAATTATACCTTGTTGGACGCTCCCTGGGAACCTGACTATGCTGTTGATCGCTTTGAAGCAGCTATTAAAGTTTTTGAAAAACAGGATGCGGAAAAAATGCCGGCACCGGGAGGTATCGTTTTTACCGGAAGTTCATCCTTTACTAAATGGCAGAGCGCTGCGCAGGACCTGGCTCCGCTGCCGATTATCAACCGTGGTTTTGGCGGGTCAACACTTCCGGAGGTTATTCATTATGCAGATCGGACGATATTTAAATATAAGCCAAGAGTAGTGGTGATTTATTGTGAAAACGATATGTTCGGTAAAAAAACAAAAACACCTGAACAAGTGAGGGATGCTTACGTTACCCTGACTAAAATGATTCATGAAAATGAGCCCCAGGCAAAGATTTACGGTATTTCGCTGAAACCATCGCCTTCGCGCTGGAACCGGAAAGATGAAACACTAAAAGCGAATAAACTCATCCGGGATTTTATCAGAACCGATAAGAAACATGAGTACATTGATGTGTGGCCCGTGATGCTGAAAGATGGACGACCCGACGGAAGTATTTTTCTCAAAGATAGCCTGCACATGAACGAAGAGGGATACCGCCGCTGGATTAAAGTGATTAAGCCTGTCCTTGATCAGGCATAA